AGAGAACTGTGACCTTCCCACTCCTCAGAATGTTAATGTGAAGAAAAATCTGAGTTCGTATTTAAGTCGTCTAAGTCATAGTGAAATTTCCACTTCTCTACCAGTTCAGAAGTTCGGAATGAGGGATGACCACTGTTCTGCTACTCGTGGTTCTTCTACAGCAGCATCTGAAGGAAGTTATAGCCGGAACTTTAGGATGATAACTGATGAGAATTTGTTATCTTCTGCAAAAATTCAATCAAGGTAATGTCTCATGtgattttttatattgtttCTTTCGTTACATTAAGTTCAAAAAATTCAGATATTGAAATTCTAACATGAGTTAGCATGATTGTATTAAGATCAGGTTTATTTCGTATGCTCAAACATTATTCTATTTGTTTTTCCCTGATTGACATGATCATCTTCATATCGATCTGGTGATAAACATGAAAGGACTATTTCTCATTATAGTTGATTGTTTCGAATGGTACATCGTTTAGGTTTGAGGTGAAGCTCGTTGTCTTAAATTGTTTCTATAACCATTCTATACAAGTATTTGACTTGTCATCATATAACCAGGGATACACATGAAAGGAATCAAACTCGTATGGTTGAGGACGACGCAGGCAAGGGTCGACTATTGGAAGCATTACGCCATTCTCAGACGCGTGCCAGAGAAGCCGAGACAGTGGCAAAGCAGGCTTGTGCCGAAAAAGAGCACGTCGTCAAGCTTGTATTCAGGCAAGCACAGCAGCTCTTAGCCTATAAACAGTGGGTCCAACTTCTGCAACTGGAGAACATGTATTTGCAActcaaaaacaacaaaattctGTCGGCATTTCCCGAGATATCGCCTTGGAGTTGGACAGGTGCGAGAAGCAAGAAAGGTTGGATGAAGTCTTGTAGAAATCGGGGCAGGAGGAGTAGGCTGCGGCCCAGGCATCGGGGTCGGTATGATGTTAGCAAGTATGCAATCGTATTTGCACTAGGTTTGGGGCTTGTTGGTGCTGGATTGCTATTGGGATGGACCATTGGATGGATGCTACCAACATGGTGAGATATGCTCTTTTATCTGCATATAGGTTTGCTCCTCTTGTATATAGATAGCTAGACTTATTAgtaaattttagaaatttatttCCAGACAGTTCAGCTTTGTGGGGTGAAACGTAATTGTATTTTGTGCATGATTGGTATGTAAGTGGCATTTTGAACATAGGAGGGTAGCAGGTATAGTGGTGTGTCTGTGTTTACATGTTTTGGTTGAAACAGAAAGGAAGAATATTTGAGCTCTGTGAATGTTATATAGTAATAATGATTTGTCCGATATTAAAATTAATCTTGCGAACTTTAGCAATTAAACCTAAATTCTTTAATATGGTTGCATACTTGGAGTATGTTCTAACTACTGAATTCATTTTAGGCCTGCTTCGTTTTATTGATTGGTCGGGCCATACCAGGCATGTGTCGTGCTAAGAGTGCATCAGCCTGACCGCAACAGTTCTACTAGAGATATTCTAACGATTTTTTATATAAACAGCATAAACAACATTAGTTTTGAAAGAATTGACTATAAAAGACAGGTAGGTGATATCAAAGAGACACTGCAAACGCAATGAAGATAAAAGATGTACTATTAGCTGAAGAGGAAAGTAGGAAGTTATGCATTTAACATCAATTCTAATTTACACAGTGAAAAAAATACGACTAAAAGAAATGGAAAACGAGTCAAAAAGGGATAAATCTTgacaaatatagaaaatattaaatttattaataaattgtgaatttatcaaaatatatcatttttccCAAAAATAAACTACTCTCTCGgtcctataaaaatagtctTCTTTTTCCATTATgggtcatcccaaaaatagtCATCTTCCATTTTTGGCAAGTTTTTCTCTTTGAGGTGAGTCTCATTTTCTATTAACAATACTccaatcattttttctttctaactctctcttactttttcaatttcGCATTAAACTCACTTTATCTTTAAAGTATCCATTTTTATGGGATAGAAATAGGATCACATCATGGGGCATATAATGTTAAATGGTTGGAATCCGAGGTGTAATCATATTGGGTTCTTAACATTTTTATGGACTATTGTCACTTAGTGGGCTTTTTTCTTAGTCCACCAATTCATGGGCTAGAAACGGAAAGCCCGTCTTCTAATGTAGCATCTGTACTACGAAATAGCTTTTCGAGTTTTTGTGAAAATAGACGAGCCGAAGCCACTGAAAAAGAGGAGATCAAAAGTGAATAGCAATAATTTAGAGCAATCGGAGAAGATGCCGGTCATGGAAAAGCTCAGAATGTTTGTGGCCCAAGAGCCTGTTGTTGCCGCTTCCTGCCTCATCGCCGGAATCGGTCAGTATCTCTACTTGCGTTTTGTGATTTTGGCGGCTTCCGCGCGTCGATTTTTGTACGAAATACATGTTCCGAGACTCAATGATCGGGATATTGTCGAAATTGGGTCCAATAGATATGAAATTAGCCGATTTTCCCTTTCTCGTTTTCTTAGCCCTAAATTCCCATTTGAGGTTAATGAAATTGAGAAATGTGGAGAAATTCTGGTTAACTCTCACATACGACCCACAACACAGGAAATGCCCGATTATGGATTACTGATGCACTGCATTGCTGGAATTGAATTTGAGAAACTTGTAGTATGTATCTATGAAGTTTGATTTCCTTTCTGGCTTATGTTTCTAGTATTGTTAGAGTGTGTGGTGAATGGATGAACTTACTATATTTATGAGAATAGGTTGCCTCTATTAAAGGCTTTGCATTGTTCCTTAGAAGCGATGTTGTAGCTGTATTTTGATTTCAAGAAATCATATGCTTTCTTGATGTAAATATCAAATTAACAATATCCACAATTTATCCTCATTAAGATAGTTGATACTGGGTTGATTTCAGGACTCTTCCTTCCAGCTGTGGTAAGGCCTATTCTAGACTCTCTTGAAACATCCAAGCCAGTACCTCCACCACAATTAAGCGATGTGAGTGATTTTCTGTATTATGCACCATTTTACTTCCAAGTTGAAGGAAAATAGCACTACTTTGTTTCTTTTTCCTAGATCTGTCTGCTGTTTTTTCTAACTTCTTGTGTTCTGATTCTATAACTATTGCTCCCTAGTTTTgattatttacatatttttgtGCTGGTGGATGGTAATGTTGCAGGTTGTATATTAGACCTTTGTTAGATCCCCGACAAAATGTCATGCTTGAATATACTAAGCTTCAGTTTATTGGTGTGACTTATACATCTAAAAACTCTTTCTTGATAATCTTATATCGCGAGACTCATCTATAACTACAAAGATTTATTAAGGCATAGAAGAACAAGGGGACTGGGTGGTATCTGAGGACATATTTCATCAAGTTTTAATAGGTCAACTTGTGGGTTTATAAAGGTACCGAGTTGTCTTGAATAAGGATATTATGCTCTTATGCAAAAAGAGTAAACATATGTTTGAGATCAGAAGTTCGATTCTAGGATTACTATCCAGAATGTTTTTGCGTATTTTTGGGTATCTGTCTGCTTAGATATAGGAATGCATAGTTGTTGTATGTGGAGGTTCAAGGGGATTTTTCTCGTTTGTGGCATATCTTTTATGTCTTGCGGAATGCATGAAATATTTTCCTTTATGTATCTTTAGGTCGTTGCTGGTATCACCGGAAGGAGACAGGGCTAAGATAATGGGGCGGATGGCTAGCTTGTTTGAGGAAAtggaataattttttaaaatatgcaaatttagtttttatttgaaTTGTAGTAGCTGAATATGCAAGAAGCAACGTTTTCATTAAGGTTTTTTCTCTACCCATTTAAGTCAAGTCTTAAACATTGAATGTCAATTATGATATGCTACGCACAGCAAGTACCGTTTACACAACGGATGGATTGGGATGATAATGGGATTCGTTTGTGGGTAAGTTGAAAACTAGTTCAGTTTGAGTATTCAACATTGCACTACTACTTCAGATATTTTATCTAAGTTTTATGAACATAGTATATTACTAGTATTCTTCAGTTAATATGTAAGATAGTTACGAAAATTGAATTGTTGATATTTACTGTAGGTATAAATTACTACTCCTTACCACACAACCCAATGATTATATCATACCACACCCTATATAATAAAGTAGTGTTTTTTTCATTCTTAATACATTGtaggagtatttaatttttgttaaaatttgtGTCACAATCTAGAATCACTGCACTATCTTATGAAATGTTTGCATAGTAATGTTTCGAcatattttccaaaaataacTTGACTTCTGCGGTCAAAATTACAGCTCTTACAACACTAACTTCAAGAagcaaattatttgaaaaaacaTACTCTAAATTCTCTGTCATGCATTTGCCGTTTCTCAGGTCTGGGATTTGAATATGAATTAATTTCCTGCTAATAACTAGGGCAGAGTAAAAAATGGTATATCGAtcatatcgtaccgaaaaatattaaatttttggtataccgaaattttcggtacgatacaataccgtatcgtacattttcgatacgataacgatatgaattttcttATACCGCAGTATACCGCTTTATATCAAATATTTGATATATATCAATAttatcggtataccgaactaTATCGAAAATCAATAAGTATTGAATTATCAATACATACCGTTTAtactaattataataataatataatttattttttaaagattaaaagtttaaaatcataaatagatatccatttaatttatttatatactcaaaaaatatttattggaaACCTAAAATCATAGATAGATATCCATttaatttcgatatatcgttcagaacggtataccgaagtttGGTACGATATACCGAAATTTCGATACGGTAATGGTATAGATATTATCCATACCGAAATTTTGATAtaccgaaactttcgatacgataacgatatgaaattctttcatatcgatatttttgtTACGATAACGATACAAGCATCCCTACTAATAACCACAGCATGCCTAACAGCGATCTCTTTCTGTTACCTTttttactccttttcttgttttttttttgccttCTCTCTTTACAGTTTATTAATGAGCATACTGGCACCATATCTCATCTTTTTGACTTTCTGGAGATGCGGTGcgttatctctctctctctctccaacaTACGAAATTACCCATCACTATCACTAGTTTATAAGTTAAGGCAGCCTCCCACATAATTCCAGAGAAAGGGTTATTGCCATTTGCAATGATGCAAGTATATTAATGGCAAGTCTTAATTTCAAACCAATAAACAATTAATTGCTGAAACGCAATGATCACTATCACAAGTTTATTAGGTATGGCACCCTCACATTCTTCCCTTCGTAGTTGCATACGTCGCCTTTTGACTTAAGTATAACAATGTTGCCTTCGaattttaatagtagtattaaattgttCTTATCTTAAAATGAGAGTACTTAACGTTCTCATATACTGATAATACTAAATAATTCGAGTGAGACGACTAATTGTATTAGCTAAATATTTCAGTAGGAACaccattagagcatctccagtggttggCGAACGAGaggctcgccgatttttggcgctcgccgaatggctcgccgaactattgcagccggcgagcgccaaatcggcgagaatttcggcgagggTACGCCGATTCTCTCGCTGATcggctcgccgctattgcaACCTCCCGATCGGAGAGGAACAGACAAGCGattttttttgaaacactatatatacgcgatttgcacgacattttcattcgcaccacttgttttaacgagtactctctctatcttaatttttgtacaagatcaacaacgcgaaatggatctcaacaacgagccaacTTCAGGgtcgagcgggtctcaaactcccgcggatgcccgggtactacaacaacatgtacccttgacagcagatgatgcccgggatggcatctGGTGGTGGTATgtcgggatggcaggggatgccggggggtcgGGGGGACCGGGGATGCATCCCGGGATTCCGATGATGCCGGGGACGCCGGGGTACCCGGGGATGTAGGGGAcgccggggatgcaggggacgcagGGTACACCGTGGGGGTAGGGGACGCCGGGGGCTctgacgtctatcgccccagctTTGATTTTGGTACTGctgcttcgcacacatcgaccccagcaGATACGCAGTTCCAGGGGATTGAGTCCTTCTCCATAGAGGAGTTGGGTATAGATCTCGGGGCACCGGACACTCCCgtggggcggggtcggggcgcgcccaagaagaagaaggtggtCGGCAAGTCGTCGCAGACGGAggtacggaggaagtggacagacgcggagaacgtcgcgctgtccaaggcgtgggtgagtgtttgcgatgaccctctcgcctcgaacaatcagaggatcgttaacttgtgggctaaaatagtagcaacctacaaggcattttgcccagaggggaggccacgcagcggggaggagtgccggaaggggtgggaccgaatccggTCTGGGGTGtctcgattttcgggcttgtacaccaacgccctccgaatgAAGTCCAGCGGCCAAACTGACGATGACTGCAGGAGGCTGGCGGAGAAAGAGTTCCCCCTGCCCGGActttacaaggacttcacctactggaactactacgaggtgctaatggactccgagaagtttcgggcaggtgtcgacgcgagctggccgaagaagcagcgcctgaactattCAGGTGATTACACCGGAggtagcagcggcggttcccacgacctccccaaagatgctcaggagaccccgtccccagagatgcccaccggttccggttccggcggttaaccgccaaaccggaaccgtggcaattttcccgaaccggaaccgtcgtaattcgggtcgcggtccggttcaggttcaagatattccgaaccggaaccgtcaccgaaccggcgattcgggacggttcggaaccggcggttaaccagcggaaccgccggttcgggcgcgtATATCAAGGCATCGGGGATGAGGCcgacggcggcagcttttcagctgcaaaaccggccggttttgGCAGTTTTTTTgtggttaaccggcggttaaccgtgaaaccggcggttttgcccggaaaccggcggttccggcggttttccgccaaaaccgccggttttccgaaaattcaatttttttttcaaattcgaattcttccataagagtttctctcttcaatctcccaattcgctctctttgtctccaatttctcatttgtgctatcgtgcttccatttaattacgcaagtgctactcttattacgcattgttatacacttatacttgttcccgtagttctataagttgtctttctttctcaattgctaaaacaaaaaatatatattattccatatttctacatttctacatagcaatatgtcaTCATCCCGAGAACTACGTCGgttttgattcctcaataaaattgtggatacgtatgcaactcaacttaaatttgaaaagttaaactttgaaagtttaagttgagctcaagcccttttcaattcccccccccatttcatgttttttttatttacgttcccgagtccgacgacacttgtaaattatattacattgttgtatgttgtatacttgtagttgtagttgtagatgtatatgtattgtaaattgtaatgtatcgttgtccgttacaactcaaactcaataaaattgatatcattttctccttattcgtcgtatttctatttgaattatacattgtcttgtactcttgttccaaattgttgtataaatccaaatttcaaaaaaaaaaaaaaattcgaatcgcgaaaccgccggtaaccggaaccggaaccgtgaaatagcctcacggtccggttccgattccgccttcgaccaaaccggaaccggcggttccgaaccggaaccgtctggttccgaaccgtgggcaacactaccCGTCCCCTCCCTCGTttactcgcccggttggtcaaagacGGGGGCAACGCCCTCGCCagaggtcccaggaggtccagtcggcatcccccctgttggcagcTCGACAGCCGACCTCGTCTTCTTGGCGCGTCAACAAGTGCTGGCTCAGATGATCAAGGTCATAGATCAATGGAAGAATGCAACTaacccgaggagaagagtttttttcacgtcgtgctcgtgagtatgcgacaggatttgaatcccggcgcggcacaggtggggggCTCTGACTCGGGCTCAGATgacgcagatttgggggtcccggatagcggcgacgacggcAAGGAGTGAGGCGGCGCCGGAAGGGGTGGGCCCGTGCGTGGATTAGGATTTTTTTAAgtgatgtaattttttttttactttttttaaattaatgtatttttaaaaaattaatattattagagaattttcccgtatatgtgtcgtaaatttaattccgtattttgtatgattgtttaattatttatttttagtgctaatgatGTGGCAAGGCTATGGTTggactattgcttgtccagttgcttgtccagcTGATGTGTCAGGAggaatttagtgctgctgatgtggcatggCTGGGTtatgactgagctattgcttgtccgccgaccactggagatgctcttatatacAGTACATGCCAGAATGAAATAAACAACgtgtttcttgcatcaattataataataaaatatggaatCCAAATTTACATATACTACTACTCTATAATACTCTATATTGGACACTAGAAATAACATAAAGACACCAAACACATTTGTCTTCTTCTAAAAAGAGCCTTCTTTCTTTGAT
This sequence is a window from Salvia splendens isolate huo1 chromosome 14, SspV2, whole genome shotgun sequence. Protein-coding genes within it:
- the LOC121765267 gene encoding uncharacterized protein LOC121765267 — its product is MALAEARAAWQRTANRCLVQEDAKRAPKLACCSSVPPSAKHTETGPPNAAGGQDIPNSNPLPFHRTPSYSNLSPNTKWWLQTQPNYGCQRGLTDEKLSCQKGSIDDCRIHESSGDMSRGDDDYEVVDQCKTIVTCDKKGIKVEEEKLRSIYHQKWQDPMRIEFEEDMEELRDMFIVSSEGSKSSGDHYFDTESSWTRTQKNIMWWRTADTEELAFLVSQKSLDLIENCDLPTPQNVNVKKNLSSYLSRLSHSEISTSLPVQKFGMRDDHCSATRGSSTAASEGSYSRNFRMITDENLLSSAKIQSRDTHERNQTRMVEDDAGKGRLLEALRHSQTRAREAETVAKQACAEKEHVVKLVFRQAQQLLAYKQWVQLLQLENMYLQLKNNKILSAFPEISPWSWTGARSKKGWMKSCRNRGRRSRLRPRHRGRYDVSKYAIVFALGLGLVGAGLLLGWTIGWMLPTW